A section of the Citrus sinensis cultivar Valencia sweet orange chromosome 8, DVS_A1.0, whole genome shotgun sequence genome encodes:
- the LOC102611292 gene encoding transcription factor HHO2-like, with the protein MGSVPPELSLDFRPTNFVPKTITDFLREVSLIGNVSEKLSKLDSFLKGLEDELRKIDAFKRELPLCMLLLNDAILVLKEESMQCARASKKVQPVLEEFIPLKNNNSEDDDEDARPIKKEKDSSKDNKKNWMSSVQLWNTDYNHPTNDPIFDSKQNLNLKIKRNEEENPFQACKSRAGAVAGAGAGATAFLPFKTCPVFPRKDDKEELPVHGLSLVTPGMKNPREDTGSTGSRTSCSKSVSSSAPNVQSNLRTGPQPPQQQTNRKQRRCWSPELHRRFVSALQQLGGSQVATPKQIRELMQVDGLTNDEVKSHLQKYRLHTRRTSPAVPAAPANQSTVVLGSLWMSQDQYGDSSKASSSQSGSPQGPLQLTGNTGGTSTTGGDSMEDDEDAKSEGYSWKSHIHKPGKE; encoded by the exons ATGGGTTCGGTTCCGCCAGAACTGAGCTTGGATTTTAGACCTACAAATTTTGTGCCAAAAACGATCACTGATTTTCTCAGGGAAGTTTCTTTGATCGGTAATGTTTCTGAGAAACTTTCCAAGCTTGATTCCTTTCTCAAGGGATTAGAAGATGAATTGAGAAAGATCGATGCCTTTAAACGCGAGCTTCCTCTTTGCATGCTCCTCTTGAACGATG CAATTTTGGTATTGAAGGAGGAGTCAATGCAATGTGCTAGAGCATCAAAGAAAGTGCAACCAGTGTTGGAAGAATTTATTCCATTGAAGAATAACAACtctgaagatgatgatgaagatgcgagaccaatcaaaaaagaaaaagactcTAGTAAAGATAACAAGAAAAATTGGATGAGCTCTGTTCAGCTCTGGAACACTGATTATAATCATCCAACTAATGATCCCATCTTTGATTCGAagcaaaatcttaatttaaaaattaag AGAAATGAAGAAGAGAATCCATTCCAGGCCTGTAAAAGTAGGGCTGGGGCAGTGGCTGGAGCTGGGGCTGGAGCAACGGCATTTCTGCCGTTTAAGACCTGTCCAGTTTTCCCAAGAAAGGATGACAAAGAGGAGTTGCCAGTTCATGGGTTGTCTCTTGTTACTCCTGGAATGAAGAATCCTAGAGAGGATACAGGTTCTACTGGTTCAAGAACCAGTTGTAGTAAATCAGTTTCCTCTTCGGCCCCTAATGTACAGTCAAATTTGAGGACTGGGCCACAGCCACCTCAGCAACAGACCAATAGGAAGCAGAGGAGGTGCTGGTCGCCAGAATTGCACCGCCGGTTTGTCAGTGCCTTGCAGCAACTTGGAGGCTCACAAG TTGCCACTCCAAAGCAGATTAGAGAACTTATGCAAGTTGATGGCTTGACCAACGATGAAGTAAAGAGTCATTTGCAG AAATACCGACTTCACACTCGTAGAACGTCACCTGCTGTTCCAGCTGCTCCTGCAAACCAATCAACAGTTGTTTTGGGGAGTTTGTGGATGTCTCAAGATCAGTATGGTGACTCCTCAAAGGCGAGCAGTTCCCAATCTGGTTCTCCTCAGGGCCCTCTCCAGTTAACTGGAAACACTGGAGGGACCTCTACTACTGGAGGTGATAGCATGGAGGATGATGAAGATGCAAAATCTGAGGGCTATAGCTGGAAAAGTCATATTCACAAACCTGGAAAAGAATGA